Below is a window of Leucobacter chromiiresistens DNA.
GGCCCTCGGTGAGCACGATCTCGGCGCCGTACGCCCGCAGCATCTTGCGGCGCTCGATGCTCATCGTCTCGGGCATGGTGAGGATCACGCGGTACCCGCGCGCCGCGCCGACGAAGGCGAGGGCGATGCCGGTGTTGCCGCTCGTGCCCTCGACGATGGTGCCGCCGGGCTGCAGGTCGCCCGACTGCTCGGCGGCGTCGATGATGGCGATGCCGATGCGATCCTTCACGGATCCGGCGGGGTTGTAGAACTCGAGCTTCGCGAGCACCTCGGCGCCCGCGTTCTCGGTGACGCGATTCAGCCGGACGAGGGGCGTGTTGCCGAATGCCTGGGTGATGTTGTCGTAGGTCCGTGCCATGGTGCTGCATCCTCCTGGGATCGAATCGTCGCGCGCCGGTGGGGCGTCGAGGCCTCCTCAACTATATCGATCAGTTATCGGTCGCGTTCGCAGAGGTTATGCAGGATGTCGCGGTGTGACGGCGCACCCCGCCGCCGCCGTGCTCGCCGGCGCAGAGGAGGGGGCCGGGTGTGGAAGGGTAAGGGTATGCACGACGAACCCGGCCGCGAGCCGACCCCGAACCCGCGGATCGATGCGCTGCTCGATGAGATGCGCCAGCGGCTCGGCGAGGGGGGCGTCGAGGATCCCGCGACCGACGCCGAGCTGCTCCTCGCCCACGTGCTGGGCGCGACGCGCGGGCGCGTCCAGGCCCTCGCCGTGATGCGCGAGCGACTCGCCCCCGATGCCGCCGCGAGCGCGCGCGGGCTCGCCGAGGAGCGCGCCCGACGCATTCCGCTCCAGCACCTGACCGGCCGCGCGCCGTTCCGATCGATCGAGCTCGCGGTGGGGCCGGGGGTATTCGTGCCGCGGCCCGAGACCGAGGTCGTCGCCCAGTTCGCCATCGACGCGCTGCAGGCGGTGCCCGATCCGGCGCCGCTCGCCGTCGATCTGTGCACCGGGAGCGGCGCGCTGGCGCTGGCGCTGGCGCACGAGGTGCCGAGCGCGCGCGTTTGGGCCGTGGAGATGAGCCGGGAGGCCCGCGCGTGGGCGGAGCGCAATGTCGCGGAGTGGGGCGACGGGCGCGTCGCGCTGGTGGCGGGGGATGCGACCGCGCTCTCGGCGATCCCCGAACTCGCTCCGCTCGCCGGCCGCGTGCACGTGGTCGTCTCGAATCCGCCGTACGTGCCGAGCGGGATGGTGCCGCGCGATCCCGAGGTGCGCGACCACGATCCGCAGCTCGCGCTGTACGGGGGCGTCGACGGGCTCGACGTCGTGCGCGGCATCAGCCGGTCCGCGCGCGAGCTCCTCGTCCCGGGAGGCGCCGTCGTGATCGAGCATGCGGAGTCGCAGGGGCGTGCGATCCGGGAGGTGCTGGCCGCCGACGGGTGGCGCGCGGCCGCCACGCACCCCGATCTCACCGGTCGGGACCGGGTCACGACGGCACTGCGCTGACGGGTGCCGGGAGCTCCCGCGCCGGCGAGCCGACGGGAGTAGACTGGCGAGCTATGGCCGAGTTCTTCGATTGCTCCGACAGTTCGCAACTGCTCGCAGGCACGCGCACCGCGCGGCAGGCGATCGGGCGGGGCGAACTGATCGTCATGCCGACGGACACCGTCTACGGCGTCGCAGCCGACGCGTTCACCCCCGAGGCCGTGCAGCGACTGCTCGACGCGAAGGGTCGCGGTCGGCAGTCGCCTCCGCCGGTCCTGATCCCGAACGTGGAGACGCTGGCGGCGCTCGCGGCCGAGGTGGTCGCGCCCGTGCGCGCACTCGCCGACGCGTTCTGGCCGGGCGCGCTGACCATCATCACGCAGGCGAACCCGCTGCTCAGCTGGGATCTCGGCGAGACGGGCGGCACGGTCGCGCTCCGGATCCCGCATCAGCCGCTGGCGCTGGAGCTGCTGCGCGAGACGGGGCCGCTCGCGGTGTCGTCGGCGAATCTCACGGGCGAGCCCGCGGCACGCACCGCTGCCGAGGCCCGGGGAATGCTGGGGGACTCCGTCTCGGTCTACCTCGAGGCCGGGCCGGCGGCCGGGGACGGCGTCGCTTCGACCATCGTCGACGCCACCCGCCTCACGGAGGAGGGCGGCGAGCTCCGCATCCTCCGCGAGGGCGGGGTCTCGCGCGAGCTGATCGCGGAGCTGCTGCCGCAGGTCGCGTTCGGGGAGTAGCGTGCTGGCCTACGTGACGGTGGTCGCGGTCGCGGCTCTCGTCACTGCGCTCGCCTCCTGGGGAGTGCTGCGGCTGAGCCGTCGCCTCCGCCTTGCGCCCGAGGTGCGCGCCCGCGACGTGCACAGCGCCCCGACGCCGCGGCTCGGCGGCGTCGCCATGTTCCTCGGCATTCTGGCCGCGTTCGTCGTCGCGGGCACGCAGAGCGAGTTCGCCTCCCTCTTCGAGCAGCGCGACCAGATCTGGGCGCTGCTCGGCGCCTGCGCCATCATCGCCGTGGTCGGGGTGCTCGACGACCTGCTCGACCTCGACTGGATGATCAAGCTGGCGGCGCAGCTCGTCGCCTCGGGCCTGCTCGCGTGGAGCGGCATCCAGATCGTCTCCCTTCCTTTCGGCGACACCCTCATCATCGGCTCGCCGGTCGTGAACTTCGTGCTGACGGTCTTCCTCATGACGCTGGTGATGAACGCGGTCAACTTCGTCGACGGGCTCGACGGGCTCGTCGCGGGCGTGGCGATCATCGCGAATTCGCTGTTCTTCATCTACACGCGCCTGCTCAACGATCAGATCGGGCGGGTCGACTCGGTCGTGCTCGCGAGCCTCATCGCCATCGTCGTCGTCGGCATCTGCGCGGGGTTCCTGCCGTTCAACTGGCATCGGGCGCGAATGTTCATGGGCGATACGGGTGCGCTGCTCGTCGGGCTGCTCATGGCGACGTCGACCGTGTCGGTGACGGGGCAGCTGAACCCCGCCTCGCTCGACCAGAAGCTGGTGCTCGCGAGTTACATCCCGATCATCCTCCCGATCGCGGTGCTCGCCCTGCCGCTCGCCGATTTCTCCCTGGCCGTCGCCCGGCGGTTGCGGGCCGGCAAGAGCCCGTTCACGGCGGATCGCCTCCACCTGCACCATCGTCTCCTCGACATGGGGCATTCGCCGCTCCAGGCCGTCTGCATCTTCTACGCGGGCACGGCCGTGCTCTCGGTGGCGGTGCTGCTCGTGTTCACGACGCAGAGCTTCGTGCTCCCCGTCGTCGTGCTCGTGCTCGGGGGAGCGGCGACGTTCGCGCTCCTTGTCTTCCCGGCCCAGCGCGTTCGTGCAGCCGCGGCTCGGCGGGGCTTGGTACCGTTGACGGGACGGCGCACCCGAGCCGACGCCGCCGGCGTCGATGCGCTCGCCGAGTCGGCGCCGCCGAAAGGATCCCAGAGTGAGTGATCTCGCGCAGCCGAACGAGACCGACCCTCGCCCGATGCCGACCTCCCAGCCCGTGCTCCTGCGCGCGCTCCGCTGGGGGCTCATCGTCACGGCGGCGCTGATCGCGGCGTTCGCCGTGATCGGTTTCCTGGTCTCCGGGCAGCCCGGCCTCTGGGGCGGCATGATCGGCACGGCGCTCGGCGGGCTCTTCCTCATGATGACCGTCGGCAGCATCGCCTTCGCGAACCGCTTCATCGACCGCGACTTCTACATCACGGCCTTCTTCGGCATCGTGCTGGGCAGCTGGGTCTTCAAGTTCATCGTCTTCATCGCCGCCGTCGTGCTGCTGCGCGACGCGGAGTGGCTCGATACCCGCATGCTGTTCTTCGGCGTCATCGCGAGCGTGTTCGCGTCGCTGGTGCTCGACGTGGTAGTCATCTCCCGGTCGCGCATCCCGATCATCTCGGACCGCTCGCGCCCCTGAACCTGTGATCACGCCGCTCCGAGTTTCTTCTGGGGCGGAAAGGTTGATAGACTCAAGTACGTTCCCTGCTGGGCTGGTTGCGCTGTGCCACCGCCGCCCCGGGGGCACGACCACCGTTCGACACCGTGCAGGCTGCAGGCCGCACCGAAGTCAGGAGAATGGCGCTGTTCGCTAACGCTATGCACCTCGTGGCCCCCGTTCTTTTCGCGGCCGAAGAGGGTGAATTCCACGCGCCGACGATGGCCGAGTTCTTCCCCGACATCGTGCTCTTCGAAGGTACGCCGTTCGCCATGAACCGGATCATGCTGATCCGCGTCCTCATGATGGTGGTGCTGCTGCTCCTCTTCTGGCTCGGCACCCGCCGCATGCGCGTCATCCCGACGCGCGGGCAGTCGCTCGCCGAGATGGCGCTCGACTTCGTGCGCGTCAACATCGCGGAGGATCTGCTCGGCAAGAAGGACGGCCGGCGCTTCCTGCCGATCCTGACCGCCATCTTCTTCACCGTGCTGGCGTTCAACATCACGGGCATCATCCCGGGTCTGAACATCGCGGCGAGCTCGGTCATCGGCTTCCCGCTGACGCTCGCGGTGGTCTCGTACGTGACCTTCATCTACGCCGGCATCAAGAAGAGCCCGGGCAACTTCTTCAAGAACGCGCTCTTCCCGTCGGGCGTGCCGAAGGCCATCTACATCATCGTCACGCCGATCGAGTTCGTGTCGACGTTCATCATCCGCCCGGTGACCCTCACCCTGCGACTGCTGATGAACATGCTGGTGGGCCACCTCCTCCTGGTGCTCCTCTTCGCAGCGACCCAGTTCTTCCTCTTCTCGGGCGAGGGCTTCTTCAAGCTCTTCGGCGTCGGCACGTTCGCATTCGGCGCAGCGTTCACGATCTTCGAGATCCTCGTCGCCGTACTGCAGGCCTACGTCTTCGCACTTCTCACCGCCGTCTACATCCAGCTCGCGCTGGCTGAAGAGCACTAACCAATCGGGTTCGGCAACCGCCGCGCTCACATACGGAAGGAAACACATACCGTGTCTGTTCTCGCTGAAATCTCGGGCAACATCGCAACCGTCGGTTACGGCCTCGCTGCTATCGGCCCCGCCATCGGCGTGGGTATCGTCGTCGGCAAGACCATCGAGGGTGTCGCCCGCCAACCCGAGCTCGCCGGCCGCCTCCAGGTCCTCATGTGGATCGGCATCGCGTTCACCGAGGCGCTCGCGTTCATCGCGATCGCGACGCCGTTCATCTTCGCTGCGTAAGCCGCTTTCACCTTTCCC
It encodes the following:
- the prmC gene encoding peptide chain release factor N(5)-glutamine methyltransferase; this encodes MHDEPGREPTPNPRIDALLDEMRQRLGEGGVEDPATDAELLLAHVLGATRGRVQALAVMRERLAPDAAASARGLAEERARRIPLQHLTGRAPFRSIELAVGPGVFVPRPETEVVAQFAIDALQAVPDPAPLAVDLCTGSGALALALAHEVPSARVWAVEMSREARAWAERNVAEWGDGRVALVAGDATALSAIPELAPLAGRVHVVVSNPPYVPSGMVPRDPEVRDHDPQLALYGGVDGLDVVRGISRSARELLVPGGAVVIEHAESQGRAIREVLAADGWRAAATHPDLTGRDRVTTALR
- a CDS encoding L-threonylcarbamoyladenylate synthase; amino-acid sequence: MAEFFDCSDSSQLLAGTRTARQAIGRGELIVMPTDTVYGVAADAFTPEAVQRLLDAKGRGRQSPPPVLIPNVETLAALAAEVVAPVRALADAFWPGALTIITQANPLLSWDLGETGGTVALRIPHQPLALELLRETGPLAVSSANLTGEPAARTAAEARGMLGDSVSVYLEAGPAAGDGVASTIVDATRLTEEGGELRILREGGVSRELIAELLPQVAFGE
- a CDS encoding MraY family glycosyltransferase produces the protein MLAYVTVVAVAALVTALASWGVLRLSRRLRLAPEVRARDVHSAPTPRLGGVAMFLGILAAFVVAGTQSEFASLFEQRDQIWALLGACAIIAVVGVLDDLLDLDWMIKLAAQLVASGLLAWSGIQIVSLPFGDTLIIGSPVVNFVLTVFLMTLVMNAVNFVDGLDGLVAGVAIIANSLFFIYTRLLNDQIGRVDSVVLASLIAIVVVGICAGFLPFNWHRARMFMGDTGALLVGLLMATSTVSVTGQLNPASLDQKLVLASYIPIILPIAVLALPLADFSLAVARRLRAGKSPFTADRLHLHHRLLDMGHSPLQAVCIFYAGTAVLSVAVLLVFTTQSFVLPVVVLVLGGAATFALLVFPAQRVRAAAARRGLVPLTGRRTRADAAGVDALAESAPPKGSQSE
- the atpE gene encoding ATP synthase F0 subunit C; the encoded protein is MSVLAEISGNIATVGYGLAAIGPAIGVGIVVGKTIEGVARQPELAGRLQVLMWIGIAFTEALAFIAIATPFIFAA
- the atpB gene encoding F0F1 ATP synthase subunit A; this encodes MALFANAMHLVAPVLFAAEEGEFHAPTMAEFFPDIVLFEGTPFAMNRIMLIRVLMMVVLLLLFWLGTRRMRVIPTRGQSLAEMALDFVRVNIAEDLLGKKDGRRFLPILTAIFFTVLAFNITGIIPGLNIAASSVIGFPLTLAVVSYVTFIYAGIKKSPGNFFKNALFPSGVPKAIYIIVTPIEFVSTFIIRPVTLTLRLLMNMLVGHLLLVLLFAATQFFLFSGEGFFKLFGVGTFAFGAAFTIFEILVAVLQAYVFALLTAVYIQLALAEEH